From Rattus rattus isolate New Zealand chromosome 17, Rrattus_CSIRO_v1, whole genome shotgun sequence, the proteins below share one genomic window:
- the Tat gene encoding tyrosine aminotransferase: MDSYVIQTDVDDSLSSVLDVHVNIGGRNSVQGRKKGRKVRWNVRPSDMSNKTFNPIRAIVDNMKVKPNPNKTVISLSIGDPTVFGNLPTDPEVTQAMKDALDSGKYNGYAPSIGYLSSREEVASYYHCHEAPLEAKDVILTSGCSQAIELCLAVLANPGQNILIPRPGFSLYRTLAESMGIEVKLYNLLPEKSWEIDLKQLESLIDEKTACLVVNNPSNPCGSVFSRRHLQKILAVAERQCVPILADEIYGDMVFSDCKYEPLANLSTNVPILSCGGLAKRWLVPGWRLGWILIHDRRDIFGNEIRDGLVKLSQRILGPCTIVQGALKSILQRTPQEFYHDTLSFLKSNADLCYGALAGIPGLQPVRPSGAMYLMVGIEMEHFPEFENDVEFTERLIEEQAVHCLPATCFEYPNFFRVVITVPEVMMLEACSRIQEFCEQHYHCAEGSQEECDK, from the exons ATGGACTCCTACGTGATTCAGACGGATGTCGACGACAGCCTGTCCTCAGTTCTGGATGTGCATGTCAATATTGGTGGGAGAAACTCGgtacaaggaagaaagaaaggcaggaaggtcagATGGAACGTGAGACCCTCTGACATGTCCAATAAGACCTTCAATCCCATCCGAGCCATCGTGGACAACATGAAGGTGAAGCCCAATCCGAACAAGACCGTGATTTCTCTGTCAATTG GGGACCCTACTGTGTTTGGGAACCTGCCTACAGACCCTGAAGTTACCCAAGCCATGAAAGATGCGCTGGACTCGGGGAAGTACAATGGCTATGCCCCGTCCATCG GCTACCTATCCAGTCGGGAGGAGGTCGCTTCTTATTACCACTGTCATGAGGCTCCTCTGGAAGCTAAG GATGTCATTCTGACAAGCGGCTGCAGTCAGGCCATTGAGCTATGTCTAGCTGTGTTGGCCAATCCTGGACAAAACATCCTCATTCCAAGGCCCGGGTTTTCCCTCTATAGGACTTTGGCTGAGTCTATGGGAATTGAGGTCAAGCTCTACAATCTACTG cccgaGAAGTCTTGGGAAATTGACCTAAAACAACTGGAATCTCTGATCGATGAGAAAACAGCGTGTCTTGTTGTCAACAACCCATCCAATCCCTGTGGCTCCGTGTTCAGTAGGCGGCACCTTCAGAAGATTTTGGCTG TGGCTGAAAGGCAATGTGTCCCCATCTTAGCTGATGAGATCTATGGTGACATG GTGTTTTCAGATTGCAAATACGAACCACTGGCCAACCTCAGCACCAATGTCCCCATCCTGTCCTGTGGTGGGCTGGCCAAGCGCTGGCTGGTTCCTGGCTGGAGGTTGGGCTGGATCCTCATTCACGATCGAAGAGACATTTTTGGCAATGAG ATTCGAGACGGGCTGGTGAAACTGAGTCAGCGGATCCTGGGACCATGCACCATAGTCCAGGGTGCTCTGAAGAGCATCCTTCAGCGAACCCCTCAGGAGTTCTATCACGACACGTTAAGCTTCCTCAAG TCCAATGCGGACCTCTGCTATGGGGCACTGGCTGGCATCCCTGGACTCCAGCCAGTCCGCCCTTCTGGAGCCATGTACCTTATG GTGGGAATTGAGATGGAGCATTTCCCGGAATTCGAGAACGACGTGGAGTTCACAGAGCGGTTGATTGAGGAGCAGGCTGTCCACTGTCTCCCAGCAACG TGCTTCGAGTACCCAAATTTCTTCCGAGTGGTCATCACAGTCCCCGAGGTGATGATGCTGGAGGCTTGTAGCCGGATCCAGGAGTTCTGTGAACAGCACTACCACTGcgctgaaggcagccaggaggagtgtGACAAATAA